The nucleotide window TATGTATTAACATAAATAACGAAATTggcgtaaacaaaaatggaacaAGCAGACTCTAATGTAACTAACTGTATAAATGCGACCTGCCTGTTCTcgtatttttgtattttcatcATTTTTAAGATACCTGAATGAAACTTTCACGATAAAATCATAATTTTAACAGTATAAGTGTTTGTTTTAGTAAAGCATATTGTCATTATGTGAACTATACTATGTGTTGAATTTACATTAGTCATGCAATATAGAATTCATTACTGCAAGTGAgagaatcttttttttttattattatttcacccAAGATAGAACGCCCAAATATCTTAAGCCAGTAGAGATGCAAGTCAATATTCGCACAAAAAATTCGGCTGTGAATAAATTCTATATCTTTAATGGCAAAGAAAGTGTTTAGGTAATCTATTTCCGATGAATCCGACTGTACCAATATTATGTACTTTATATTTCAAATTACGATTTCATAGAAACAGAAGTAACTCATATTCGTATGACATTTTATTCTCATATGTTAATGCAATATTGCTATTTTTAGTGTTTCATTAACTGAATTCACATTTTTCGAGAGAAAGGACTACGAAAATTAATGTATACAAGTACATTGAAAACTATAGCTGCAGTCATGAATGTAATAAGAACAACATATAGCGCTAGATGTGcggtttataaaaataaaaattgttgatCATATTATTTACTTTTTTGACTTTGCTGAATTACtacgagaatatatatatttaactatTGGAGTAACTTACTTGGCGAAACCGATAAAATCTTCGTGATTTGTGTTCATGTACGCAAGTTCACAGTCCACCAGAAGTACCAACTGCTCCTTGCACATCTGCTCACGTTGCCTAATATGAGTGGTAATGATACGTTCTGTTTCTTCCCTCAATCTAGGATAACGTGACATCTGCCGTACAAAAGAAAGATCACCTTTAATAATCCGTAATTACAACTTGTAAGTAGCAGAGAAAAAAAATCACCTACCCTATCTGTACAAATGCGTACAACATTACTGAGTTCCTGTACAACTAAGTCCACACATTTTAGACTAGGTTCTTTGAGtctattgatttgtttcttgaCTATTGCCTCAAAGGCCATATCAGGAGTAAACAGTCCCACCCTGATACCTATGACATTACACAGCcattttgtaaatatttttaaacacaGCAGAATCTTCGCATGCTAACATACGTGCATGCTAGATTctcataataaaataaaaaatgtgcaaTGATAATTTACCATGAATATTCCTAATGGCAAATGCAATTTCCCGTCTCAATTCTTTCTCGTCAAATTCcattttaacaatttcaaatggAAAACGTTCGTGGAATAATCTATTAATCTTAGCACCACCGCTAAGTtccattgtattgatttgcgcAGATCCGGAGCCTTCAATAGTCCTTTCGAAATCTGACTGAAGCTGCTGTATCATCcttaaaaatgtttttctttcaaTCAATGCATAGAAGAGCACtaaacattaatattaattgtatGGGTAGAGAGTCACAACATTTAATGCTGCAATAGGTAATTTGTAATGTTTCATTACAATGTTAAAATTCTTTTTGTTAGTTACAACAATTGTTATGGTTCACTCTTCAGTTACAGAAGTGATACTAAAACGAATAACAATTTGCATGCGAGCTATGCACACTTTGTTAAAAACAAAGGAAAATTGTAATACCTACATATACAATTGTACAGatctgaaaaataaaaaaatgctcTAAATGTCAAGAGACCCTCCACCCATAATGTGCATTGAAAGAAAACTATGGAAGATAAGTTTAGTTTATAAAATGTGATATTTGTGAATATACGTTACAAGGTGCAAGACATTTTATATAAACTTAGTTACACATACATTTAAACTTTTACTATACATTTAAACTTTCTTTTTATAAATTCGCAGTTTTAATCTTCAGTAGTAAacttgaaaattatattaaataatcaaAATTACTACATTGGAAATATACTTACTGCAACATAGCTTTTGTCTTTATGGCAGGATCATCAGGTCTAAAATGTTTGTATTGTTCTACATCCTTTTCCAATGCAAGTAACTGTTTTTGTAATCTGTCCCTCAATGCTGGTAAAGTGTCCCTGATATGATTTGTCAATTGTTGATTCAAAACTCGCTGTAAGTATGGTGTTCCTAATCTATCTGCTAAGTGCCGATAAGATGGATGGCTAGCAAATAAAAagatattatatacatattttgtgtgttttaatattttaatttctatGACAGCACATAGTAATTAATTGTCTATACCTCAGGAAAAACTTCCTTTCTGCTGCCAAAGCATTTTTAATGTCTTTTCTACCCTCGATATCTTTCTGACTTCTGTTAACAACACCTATGTAACCACGCCTTAGGGGAAGTAATTTATTTTCTAAAATATCCCTTGCATCGGTGCCATCATCCATGAGATCCAATTTTGTAATAACACCAATTGTACGTACaccttaaaaaaaattatagcataaaaatatttttccatacttaatataaaatatcagaTACAGCTTAAATTTTACCTTCAGGATCTACTTCTTTAGCAAGTTTAAGAGCATCGCTATTTGCCAAATCAGTGTTTGCTGGAGTTACTGCTAATATGAGGCAATTTTCTCttttgataaattgaaaaatcatAGCTTTAATTTGAGCTTCGATATCTACTGGTTGATCCCCAATTGGTACTTTTGTCAGACCAGGTAAATCAATTAGCGTCAAATTGAGAACTGTTAATCAAAAATTTAATGAGTTAATATGttcttaaaatttaatataggtCATAGTGAAAAAATAAATTTACCATTTGGTGAATACACTCTTAAATTAATAGGTATGTTGGATATACCCTTGTTACTGCCAGTCACCCTATCAGTTTCACCTTCGATTTCCTTCCGTACTTCATCAAAATCCACAAACTTTTTACCCTTACAGTGTAGAAATTCAGCAAATTCtatagtaaaaaaaaagaacatagAATTAATATCCTTAAGTGTAATAGTAAATTAGTATTCTAAGATTGATGTTTGTACTGAAATTAATAAGGCATTCAACTTTCTGCTTATCAAAAGTTCATTGTCACAGGAAATGTGATAGATAACAGTTTAAAGATACTGTCATCAAACTTACTACAAAAGAATCTTTCATCATgtacataatttataatatgtaCATGCAAAAGGAATATTTTACTGAAAGAAATATTATACGTtcaaagaaagagaaataaaacACATTCATGCTGAGCAAAGTTAATCTAATCTTTGATTGTACAGAATTTTGTTTACATTTATGATAACTGCTAATATTTTTCCAATACAAAATTTTCTAACTCTGTAGTATGGAAGATTGATAATCAATTTATCTATGACTCACCAGTTGTACTGTTAATCAATTGCAAGATAAGTGGTCTTCTGGTTACAATGCCAGATCCTCTGGGTAAGAAATCTCTGAAAAGAACATCATTACAAATTTTATCATTGCGATAATTAATTACACAGTGTTCATTTTACGCAATAATATACATTTTATGAATTACATTGGAAAAAAAGGATCTaacacaaaaatataaattttagtaCAAAACTATTATCATGAAGGAAATTATCTAGATTATTCCTGCACTATATTTGTTAGTTCACACACTAGAGTATTTTTGATATTCCTGATTATAAAATGGTTATTAaacgaaaaaaatatataacacTTAGCCACACATGGTGTGCATCTACCATTGGAGGATAGAAAATGATCAATTAATCTTTCTTAGTCTCTAATTAACAAGATTCAGTAAAAAAGAATACTTTCCCATATCTTACGAATTACGGTTCGTAATGGGTTAAAACGTATCATAAATTCATAGATTTTTAGTCATTTGTATACTGAAAATTGCAAGCAGTTCGATTAGATGTTTAGGGAGAAAAAAACATAGTAACACGAAATGACAAGAAACGAACTATGGTGTGAACGATTAAACGAATCGTTCGGTTTATTAAAAGTCTGAATAATCTGAATAATTCAGTGAAAGGTCAAATATCATAGACAATGAGGAAGAGGAACGCTTTGACAGGTCGCTGTGTAGGCCGCCTCGCATCATAAAGATATAGTTGATTTTGATGTCACGATCGATAGGGATTAAAATAGTTAACCTAAAGGGGCATAGAACAGGGGGGATAGAAAAATTCGAATAACCGATGAcggatattaaaattataacgtGGCGTAGTTCGCCACGCCTTCGTATCAAACGTCTGAATATTCTCCTGGCTAGGATGAGCAATTTCATCGATGATGTTATATGGAGAAAAAAATCGGCGAAACGATTGGGAAAGAGAGATACTTACTTTCCGACAAAGTTCTCGAGAACGGAACTTTTTCCAGCACTCTGACCACCCACCACTGCGATCTGTGGTAGATCGAGTTGCATATGCACCCCAAGTTGTGTGAACGCATCTTGCAGCTTGTTCACGATCGGGATCAACTGTTCCATACCCGTGTTTCCTGCCATTTTGTCGAGGCTGCGTGCTCACTGACCCAAGAACACGATCGTTTTCAGTTTCACGGCTGTGTCCTGTGGGCGACACCGAGCTGCCACCACTTCCACGCACAACCGTCGAGGGTAGCTGCCAGAAGTTATCCTATCCGTTTTTCGTGTAAAATGCGCACTACCAAAATGGCCGATATCGCGAAGGCACGGTCGGTCTACATTGAATTTCACCGCATTTTTACCGAAAAACTGCGATTCTGCACGGACCACGAACGAAAGATGTCAGCCACTGCTCTACTGCAAGAAACTCGCCGCCACAAACCTCCGCACACCACTGCGTTCACATAAATGAGATCCAGCGTACGGACCAAGGCACGTAACGTTTCAATCGATAATCGAAGCGTGCGCACAGGCGCCTTCGTTGTGACCCACTTTTCGCCGCGAGATAAAATCCATATCGTTCTCCTGCTGCTGACCTTTTTCCCACTTCCCACCGTAATTTGCTATCGAAGGAAGCTGGAACTACACCTTTTGTCTATTCCCGATCTTACCGCGATTAACAGTCGTCCTCGCCGTCGACGTCCCCCATTGATTTTGAACGTTACGCGGCAAATACTTTTACTGGCGCGGAACGTTTGTAATCATTGAGAAAGTAggcggtgaccaatgagaatagTACTATGGTACTTTTTTGTTACCACATTTGTAAAAACGATTGTTTCATTGGCTGATGCTTAATGCATAAGCGTTTGAAGTAACGAGGTTTTATGCTTGTAGTCTTTCCTTACCCGAATGATACGTTTACATTCCTTTCAGAGGTAGGGTAAATTAGgtgaaattatttgattcgaagaGATGACTATCGTAATTGGCGGAACAGCTTTCTCAAAGTATCTTTTTTTTGCAAGAGATCAAGGTTATCTATATTTATTCTGACAAATGAAACCCATCTTCTTTGAATAACGTTAGAAAGCGTGTTACAAGATCGAAGATTGCACACGCATATAACCTTCAAGCGACCTTGATcatcaaaatatatttttattcattttaatgtATCCTCTAAATTAAACATACATGGCTGCGTAATTAGCGAAATGGGTTGTATCTCATGTAAGAGATTCGTTCGTAGTATTATAACAAATGCTTGGAGTTCTTGCCCTGAATTCCTGAACATTTTGGACGTCAGATACCAAAGGAATGCTAGTGTTTATTCTTCTTAGAGCCTATTTCTGTTGTCCGTCGGTTACTACCTTACCGTTTTCAAAGATATTCAGAAATCAAGAATAATACCGAGCACTTTTAGTGTAACTAGGAAAGATCAATCATATCATCTGATAATTGCATACAAGTTAATTTATCTTACCCCCAAAAACAGTGTGCATGTATATGGTTATTTCAGTTGCAAAAGCCAAACGGACCatcttatacatatatgtatgtgtaaTCTACGTTTATTTCCCTAGACAGCTTACTTCTACTTATTGAGCTTTTATTACAACAGATCGTTATTTAAGAATATCTAAAGTATTACTTATTTGACATATCCATGTGAAACTGACTCACCATATTAACCAATATTAATGAAACACAGCTAAAAAAAACTTGCTCTTTAATTGCTCATAATTGCTTGCTTTTAATTGTTCACTTATCGTTTTAGAGAAATATCCAAAAAACTTTTTGAGACGCCTAGTGACTTTTATGAGAGGCTGGGGACttttaaaaatacgaaaatTCTGAAGTAATACATAAAACACGGAATTGCACTTTTCATCTATCTAATTGTTCACCTCTACAGGGGCGATCATTTTATCAATAAACAATGAATTTgtaataaacaaatatataagGAACTAGGAGCACGTGCTGTTCATGGCTGCCAAATATCAATTGGTATATGCATATACCAAGCACGTGTAGACGTCCgtgaaaatcatgtttttctgtACTCTAATAAAATGTTGACAATTAAATCAAAAACTGTTTTCAAGGTATCAATGTTGCGTATAGTCTTATTCCAAGACTTGGATTAAACTATCGTACATTGAATTAGAGTAATTCTTTGAGTATCTATGGCAATTGATATTTGGCAGCCATGAACAGCACGTGCTCCTAGTTCcttatatatttgtttattgaAAATTCATTGTTTATTGACAAAATTGTTGCATGTGAAAAGTTGAGCAATTAGTTAGATGAAAAGTGCAATTCTTTGGTAGGTCATGCAGCACCTTTTATGCATTATTTCAGAattttcgtatttttaaaaGACCCCAGCCTCTCATAGAAGTCACTAGTCGTCTcaaaacgtttttttttttggatATTTCTCGAAAAGGATAACTAAGCAATTGAAACTAATTGGTGAGCAATTATGGGCAATTGAAGAGCAATTTTTTTAGCTACGTTTCATTAATATTGGTTAATATGATGAGCCAACTTCACTTGTGTTATGAGAATTCTTTGATGTACATACATGTAAAGTAACATTATTTGATCTTGACCTCAGATTTTGATGATTGTAATTGTTGTGCAAATATCATCGAATATGTTTttacttatatgtatatatttactaATGATAAATTAAAAATTCCTAGGTGTTAAATAAGATCATTGGCCAATACATTAGTTATACAAAAGTTCAATATTTTATTCTGAgactgaataataataatactgatacttatatgaatagaaattgaataaatgattttttaaattctgttataatcattttttattttcgcatgtattaggttggaaactatgaaacggacgTTTTTGTTTAGTCTGTGTTCAGCTGCGACTGTGTTCATTGTAATGTGcgctcgatatttttatttataaattttaaaggtaTTCTTCTTGCTCGtttcgtaaaatttttttcgtgtTTGTAtcccatttttattttatttttctccgaAACCAGATGGAAACAAAACGCGATTTACATCATTCAACggccgtttcatagtttccaacctaataCTTTCATTTTACGCTATAAAAACGTGCTAGCCAATAGGATAAAAGGGTTAAAGAGAATTGAAGTTGGTCATTTTTAATCGTATGTATGTTGCCGTGGGTTGTGGTTGCGTCTTACACGATGGAAAAGATAATTTTCCTTAATTCAACGATAACTAAAGCTCATCAAATCTTGTGCTTAAGATGAATTGAGATGAATTGTAATCGAGGGATTGATTCCAATTAATTCAGTGAAATAGTTGTTAAAAATACAAATCAACTATAAattctgtatacatatatgtagtgAGTGAGGGCGCGATCAGTATTTTCCTACAATACGATTCCAAAATGTCAGACATCGATAAATGGATAGAAATTGCAAAAGAGTGCAAATACCTTCCGGAAAATGATCTTAAGGTAAATAACATGTGCAAAGTATTATTTCTtgatatatcaattataatatatttatacgatAAGTTGGATAAGATACTAAATGCAAGCGCATAGGTTACTTATACTCACTGTATTTCTTTCCAATAATTAGATTAATTTTGTTTAGAAACTTTGTGACATAGTATGTGACTTATTAGTAGAAGAATCTAATATTCAACCAGTGTCCACTCCGGTTACCGTATGCGGAGATATTCATGGCCAGGTAAGATTCATACTTTTGTTCTAACCTCAACAAGACATCGATATTTGTAGTAGATAATGATAAGTATTTCGATAGTAAAGCTACGAATTTTTTTTTGTATGTATCGATTAAAATCGTTTATCTCTTTTTAGTTTTATGATTTAGAAGAATTATTTCGAAATGGAGGCGCTGTGCCTGATACAAATTATATATTCATGGGAGATTTTGTAGATAGAGGGTATTATAGTTTAGAAACATTTACCCGCCTACTCACACTTAAAGCTAAATGGTCTGATAGAATAACATTGCTTCGAGGAAATCATGAATCCAGGCAAATTACTCATGTTTATGGTTTTTATGGtcagtatatattttattataaaaaaagtaatatattataaattataaaatataatttattgtatgaatgtacatattataataattatttatatatcacATACAGATGAGTGTCAGAACAAATATGGCAATGCTAATGCTTGGAAACACTGCTGTAGGGTTTTCGACTTGCTCACAGTTGCTGCCGTTAGTActtaaaaatatttgtatatatgtatattacgtttatatttattttcatgtTGCATAATTATGTATGTTTTATTGTAGTTAATTGATGAA belongs to Megalopta genalis isolate 19385.01 chromosome 1, iyMegGena1_principal, whole genome shotgun sequence and includes:
- the PpV gene encoding protein phosphatase V is translated as MSDIDKWIEIAKECKYLPENDLKKLCDIVCDLLVEESNIQPVSTPVTVCGDIHGQFYDLEELFRNGGAVPDTNYIFMGDFVDRGYYSLETFTRLLTLKAKWSDRITLLRGNHESRQITHVYGFYDECQNKYGNANAWKHCCRVFDLLTVAALIDEQVLCVHGGLSPLIRALDQIRTIERNQEIPHKGAFCDLVWSDPEDVETWTISPRGAGWLFGSKVTYKFMEINDLRLICRAHQLVHEGYRYMFNDKLVTVWSAPNYCYRCGNIASILQFTTVDSRRPVLFEAVPDSERVIPPIIPTPYFL